A single genomic interval of Arthrobacter sp. NicSoilB8 harbors:
- a CDS encoding restriction endonuclease subunit R: protein MAPEIPDNWTLCASSFNWTPEITAARRTGQDIVTGIADSVVKTIELEPGLLWRTFPAPQDAEVDELRDSLAARGGRVSIVGASLDDFTSPTGRRSLQERLDFLAPQLHAAHRVGASGVRLPAGQAGTELLTLLLPLLHEFDLVLYEEIQGQQTPRNPAVAPALDAIAGLADDHVRVLVDISMLMPALPVTYLEELRRGGVPAELLVRLENDWRDPATLDSVTALLRSGKVPPRIHTLFMNLLIRFGRSDAADLQSIIPLVGGFHLKFWDLDDDGGRVSQPLRDLGSLLAGNGFRGTLTSEWGGHEWLQDDPTEITRRHLALAGAALAAGTGV from the coding sequence ATGGCTCCCGAAATACCAGACAACTGGACCCTCTGCGCCAGCTCCTTCAACTGGACCCCGGAGATCACGGCAGCACGGCGAACGGGCCAAGACATCGTCACTGGCATCGCGGACTCCGTGGTGAAGACAATAGAGCTCGAGCCGGGACTGCTGTGGCGGACCTTCCCCGCTCCGCAGGACGCCGAGGTGGATGAACTGCGGGATTCGCTGGCCGCAAGAGGGGGACGCGTCAGCATCGTTGGCGCCAGCCTGGACGACTTCACATCACCAACCGGCCGCCGCTCGCTGCAGGAGCGCCTGGACTTCCTGGCCCCCCAGCTCCACGCCGCGCATCGGGTGGGAGCGAGCGGAGTCCGGTTGCCGGCCGGACAGGCGGGCACGGAATTGCTGACACTGCTGCTGCCGCTGCTGCACGAGTTCGACCTGGTGCTGTACGAAGAGATCCAAGGGCAGCAGACCCCGCGGAACCCCGCCGTGGCTCCAGCACTGGATGCGATAGCCGGGCTGGCAGATGACCATGTGCGGGTGCTCGTGGATATCAGCATGCTGATGCCTGCCCTTCCCGTAACCTACCTTGAAGAGCTGCGGCGCGGAGGCGTCCCCGCGGAACTTCTGGTGCGCCTGGAAAATGACTGGCGGGACCCAGCCACGCTCGACTCCGTCACGGCCCTGCTCCGCTCAGGGAAGGTTCCGCCGCGCATCCATACCCTCTTCATGAACCTGCTCATCCGTTTCGGCCGCAGCGATGCCGCAGACCTTCAGAGCATTATTCCGCTGGTGGGTGGCTTCCATCTGAAGTTCTGGGACCTGGACGACGACGGCGGCCGGGTTTCGCAGCCGCTGCGGGATCTAGGCAGCCTGCTCGCCGGGAACGGTTTCAGAGGCACTCTGACCAGCGAATGGGGCGGCCACGAGTGGCTGCAGGATGATCCCACCGAGATCACGCGGCGGCATCTGGCGCTGGCAGGGGCGGCACTGGCCGCCGGCACCGGGGTCTGA
- a CDS encoding sugar phosphate isomerase/epimerase family protein: protein MARPITLFTGQWADLPFEEVARLAGEWGYDGLEIACWGDHLDPWRWDDDAYVQGKVDILERHGLKVWTISNHLKGQAVCDDPIDERHRGILPDVVWGDGDPEGVRRRAAEELKNTARLAAKLGVKTVTGFTGSSIWKYVAMFPPASEKMVDAGYQDFADRWNPILDVFDECGVRFAHEVHPSEIAYDYWTTQRTLEAIGHRDAFGLNWDPSHMVWQDIDPVGFLWDFKDRIYHVHCKDTKKRLANGRNGRLSSHLPWADPRRGWDFISTGHGDVPWEDAFRMLNAIDYRGPLSVEWEDAGMDRLEGAPEALAFVRRLSSYEPSAAAFDAAFSIN, encoded by the coding sequence GTGGCACGACCAATTACCCTATTTACTGGCCAGTGGGCCGACCTGCCGTTCGAGGAGGTGGCCCGCCTCGCCGGCGAGTGGGGCTATGACGGACTGGAAATCGCCTGCTGGGGTGACCACTTGGATCCCTGGCGCTGGGACGACGACGCCTATGTGCAGGGCAAAGTGGACATCCTTGAACGCCACGGCCTCAAGGTGTGGACCATCTCCAACCACCTCAAGGGCCAGGCTGTCTGTGACGACCCGATCGACGAACGGCACCGCGGCATCCTGCCGGACGTCGTGTGGGGCGACGGCGATCCTGAGGGGGTCCGTCGCCGTGCCGCCGAGGAGCTGAAGAACACCGCGCGGCTCGCCGCCAAGCTCGGCGTGAAGACGGTGACCGGGTTCACGGGATCGTCCATTTGGAAGTACGTGGCGATGTTCCCGCCTGCCTCGGAAAAGATGGTCGACGCCGGCTACCAGGATTTTGCGGACCGGTGGAACCCCATCCTGGACGTCTTTGACGAGTGTGGAGTCCGGTTCGCCCACGAGGTGCACCCGTCGGAGATCGCCTACGACTACTGGACAACGCAGCGCACCCTGGAAGCGATCGGGCACCGGGACGCCTTTGGCCTGAACTGGGACCCGAGCCACATGGTGTGGCAAGACATTGACCCGGTGGGCTTCCTGTGGGACTTCAAGGACCGCATCTACCACGTGCACTGCAAGGACACGAAGAAGCGGCTGGCCAACGGCCGCAACGGCCGCCTATCATCCCACTTGCCCTGGGCTGACCCCCGGCGCGGCTGGGACTTCATCTCCACGGGCCATGGCGACGTGCCGTGGGAAGATGCGTTCCGGATGCTCAATGCCATCGATTACCGCGGCCCGCTGTCCGTGGAGTGGGAGGACGCCGGCATGGACCGGCTGGAGGGCGCCCCGGAGGCGCTGGCGTTCGTCCGCCGGCTCTCCAGCTACGAACCCTCAGCGGCGGCTTTCGATGCCGCGTTCAGCATCAACTAG